Genomic segment of Vulpes lagopus strain Blue_001 chromosome 7, ASM1834538v1, whole genome shotgun sequence:
taaatcattttaagatttgtgtggaatcagaaaggaccctgaatagccagggaaatattaaaaagaaaaccatagctgggggcatcacaatgccagatttcagtttgtactacaaagctgtggtcatcaaacttgtggtactggcacaaaaacagacatagatcaatggaacagaatagagaatccagaagtggaccctcgtctgtatggtcaactaatattcaacatgACGGGAAAGacaatccactggaaaaagagtctcctcaataaatggtgctgtgaaaattggaaatccacatgcagaagaatgaaactggaccattttcttacaccatacacaaagataaactcaaaatggatgaaagatgtaaattTGAGAttagattccatcaaaatcctagaggagaacacagacaacaccttctttgaacttggccacagtaacttcttgcaagatacatccatgaaggaaataggaacaaaagcaaacatgaattattggacttcatcaagataagaagcttctgcacagcaaaagaaacagtcaacaaaactacaagacaacctacagaatgggagaagatatttgcaaatgacatatcagataaagggctagtatccaagatctataaagaacttattaaactcaacaccaaagaaacaaacatccaatcatgaaataggcaaaacatgaacagaaatctcacagaggaagacacagacatggccaacaagctcatgagaaaatgttccgcatcactggccatcagggaaatacaaatcaaaaccccaatgagataccacctcgcaccaggagaatgggggaaaattaacaagacagaaacaacaaatgttgaagaggatgtggagaaaggggaatcctcttgctctgttggtgggaatgtgaaagtggtgcagccactctggaaaactgtgtggaggttcctcaaagagttaaaaatagatctgccctacgacccagcaattgcactgctggggatttaccccaaagactcagatgcaatgaaacgctgggacacctgcaccccgatgtttctagcagtaatgtccacaatagccaaactgtggaaggagcctcggtgtccatcgaaagttgaatggataaatatatggtttatgtatacaatggaatattactcagccattagaaacgacaaataaccAATaaccactatttgcttcgacgtggagggacctggagggtattatgctgagttaaatgagtcaatcagagaaggagaaacattatatggtctattcatttggggaatataaaaattattgaaaaggaataaagggaatggagagaaaatgagtgaaaatatcagtgagggtgagaaaacatgagagacacctaactctgggaaatgaacaaagggtagtgtaaggggaagtggggtgggggtggagtgacTGAGTGATTGGCAATGAGGGGGGCATTtggcgagatgagcactgggtgttatgctatatgttgtcaaattaaactgcaataaaaagaaatttaaaaattaataaataaaaaataaagatcagaaattttaaaaaaaactctatgCTCAACTAAttttcgacaaagcaggaaagactatccactggaaaaaggacagtctcttcaataaatggggctGGGAGCATTGGACAGCCATGTacagaagaatgaacctagaccTTTCTCTTATaccgtacacaaagataaactcaaaatggatgaaagacctaaatgagagacagaaatccatcaaaatcctagagaagaacacaggcaacaccctttttgaatttggctacagcaacttcttgcaagatacatcaaaTGAAGGcttagagaaacaaaaggaaacatgCGCTTTCGGGACTTCATCActataagaagcttctgcacagccaaagaaacagtcaacaaaagtacaagacaacctacagaatcagagaagatatttgcaaatgacctaccagataaaggacttgtatccaagatctataaagaacttattaaactcaacagcaaaaaaacaaaccatccagtcatgaaatgggcaaaataccttaacagaaatttcaccaaagaagacatagacatggccaacaagtacatgagaaaatgctctgcatcacagtccttcagggaaatacaaatcagaaccccAATGAGATACCTCCTCACATCAATGAGTATAGGGAAAATGatcaagacaggaaacaacaaatgatggagaggatgtggagaaaagggaaccctcttgcactgttggtgggaatatgaactggtgccgtcactctggaaaactgtgtggaggttcttcaaagagttaaaaatagagctaccttatgacttAGTGATTGCcctattggggatttaccccaagatacGGAtatagtgaaaaactgagacacttgcaccccaatgtttgtagcagcaatgtccacaatagccaaagtgtggaaggagccttggtgtccattgaaagatgaatggataataaaggagctgtggtctatgtgtacaatggaatattactcagccattagaaacgacaaatacacaccatttgcctcaatgtggatggaactggagggtattatgctgagtgaagtaagtcaatcagttAGGagaaacattttatggtctcactcatttggggaatataaaaaatagtgaaagggaataaagggagagaaaatgagtgtaaaatatcagtgagggagacgaaacacgagagactcctaactctgggaaatgaacaaggggtagtggaaggggaggtggcagaGGAGTTGTgttgactgggtgacaggcactgaggtgggcacttgacaggatgagcactgggtgttattatatatgttggcaaatcaaactccaattaaaaatatactaaaaaatcaATTTGGAGACATTCTGCCCTACAGCTGGTACAGTTCATTCCTGGTGGCATAAATATAAGTGTGGTCTGACTCTGAGGCCTTTGTAGTagtaacaaaggaaaagaactcATGGTCTGAATTAAGGTCACTTTGTAATTTACAAGTTTGTGCCTATATATCTACCTTTTACTTCATGTTGattcaatcattcattctttttagtgCTATCCTCCACAACTCTCCCTCAAGTGTCCTTTCAACATAAAAGTTGAAATCAGAGATTGTctctgtgtgtacatatgtggagagcattcttattttaaagaaaatgtgtgtgaatatacacaaacagacacacaaacacaagaCACAACCACTATactaaatgttttcttaaaagtaaaaattaaggtCTATaaactctattctttttttacaagattttatttaaagttatatcTAGTGTTCCATGCTGCcttcagaaaaaaggaaagagcctcagggaatttaaatttttatcaattaCCTAACACAGGAGTCGGAGCATACCTAACAGTCTTAGTATGCATAAATGGAGACTTACACTATCTACTCTTCATTTTCACATAACTCCTTTAATTCATCAAATTCTATACTCAAAATATGCAGCTTATTGTGTGTTATTATACTCCAATGAGttaacaaaataggaaaatatctcTGGAGCAAGGCTAAGGGTCAGCTCTAGAGCACAGATACCTGACTATTCATGGCAGGTTTGCAAGAGAGCTCTTCTAACAGGGAAGGAAAGCAAGTGTTATATGGATGTAAGAACAGTTGAGTGAAACTCAAACAATTCACATAAGTTCATTTAATTTCTAAACAGAAGAATAACTTGCATATATAAATGTAGCAATAAGACCATAAATTGGCTGAGACAGAAGAGCACTATAGCCACACACATGGCTATACAATGTAGAGGTTCACACCTGACCACAGATCCCTGAGAACCCAGCAGATATCATAAATGCTTCCCGGAATATGATGTCATTTGATTGTAAAGGTATTGTTTATTAGGAGaagaaaggcaagagaaagatATCTAAAAGTCAATCTCCTTACAACCTGCAGTCCCTGATGAATTGCTAAGACATGCAGAGCATGACTCTCCTCCAGGAACTCATGGCTGACTTAACGTTGATTCTTCATTAGAGACGCAAGACAATCTTACCTTGACAACAGTCAGACCTCTAAGGTCATCCTCAAGTTCAGGATACAGAAATTCCTTAGAAACTTACATTATCTCTACCCCCTCCATCCACAAACTTGAAAGGACAGAATTAATCATTCCTCACAATCCCGGTATAGCTCATTCTACCCCCAGGTCCTGTTCTCatgctataattttaaaaaagcatctctttgaaccaaaaatgtctcaagatTTCTTCTTTACCAATGTGTTCAGCCACCTTGAATCAGTATGATATCCCATTTGACAAGGCCAACCTGTTATATAGCAAGAGCTAACTGACACAATAATCCAAGTGAACAGCCATGAGGCAATTAGAATGTGTGCtgctttttttattggagttcaatttgtcaacatatagcataacacccagggctcatcccgtcaagtgccccccacagtgcccgtcaccccaacccctcgcccacctccctttccactatcccttgtttgtttcccagagttagttgtctctcatgttctgtcaccctctgtgTGCTGCTTTTTATTTGTGGCATATGATCTGACAAATGAGGAGAGCAGTTGTGATCGTTCTCTTATTCAAGCTTATTTCCCATGACTTTATGAACAAGTGAATATGTGGACTTCCTTTTGCATCACTTCAAGAACTTGAAGGACATGCACATTCGTGCAGAAGAACTGGTGACCCTGACCCACATGATCAGCAGGAAATTCAGCTTTCCTGTGAAGCATCCACTGATCCTGCAGGGGGAAGGGATTTCTGAGAAAGGAGGTATGAAATGGATGATACTGATACTGCTCATTCACAATCCCTTAGCATTTGTGAGAAATATTAGGAAGAGGGAGTTATTTTGTGTAACAATAGAGAGAGTCATATTAGCAGGTAGAATTGAAAGTTTTCAAGCTGAAACATGAAGATAATGgtgaaaaaatacagaagaccCTAACTAACCCTTCATCTCAATGAATAAACCCCCTCAGTGTGGACACCAATGTTCCATGCTTCAATAAATAGATGCAGAGCATGAAATGTGAtgtaaaataagagaagaaagaagtatTTTGTGTAGTAGCAAAATGagtgttttgaaattttgctCTGTCATATTCATGATCAGCCTGACACTAAGAACATATAAAATCAATCAATTTATTCAAATTTGTCTTTCCATGTAGACTCACTGGGAGAGATATACTTGCTAATCAGTGTTTGCAATGGCTGTGGTGGACTTTCTGGACACTTAGCTGAGtcacaaagtaaaaacaaaataagattaaaattgagagggagacaaaccataagagtcactgaactctaggaaacaaactgagggttgctggaggggatgtgggtaGGGTAAAGGGatattgggtgatgggcactaaggagggcacttaatttaatgagcactaggtgttgtatgtaactgatgaattattaaGTCCTAtccctgaaaataaataaataaataagactgtgAGTGATTGTCAGACATTAAGCACTCATTAAGCTGCCCCAAGCCTTGAAGCACCTCTTCAGAAAACCCTGGGTAACCTAGATACTAACACATGAATGACCCTGCTTTCCCCTCACAGTGCCCAAATTCTAATCATAAAGAATTCTCCAATTAAGTGTGAACCTGCCAACTCCTCAACACTCTGGCCATGGACCCTAATAAAGACAGATCCCTCAgtgatgctctctctccccctcaaaatGCCTCTTTTTGCCTTTGAGACATCCCTGTATGGCCATTGGGCATTCCATGAACCCTCTGGGACCTGTGAGTAATAAACATtgaaggtttttcttcttttttctttaaattcaattgtagtgttcaataatttatcagttggtAAATTATTGGGTAACGCTCCATCTttatatcttccttatccattcagctgtcgatggacatcttggctctttccacagtttgattattgtggacattgccgttatgaacattggggtgcaggtacaCTTCgggtcactacatttgtatcttggGGGTAAACACCTAGTACAGTAATTGCTaagttgtagggtagctctagttTTAACCTCTCGAGGAACCTCCATtacattttccagagtggctgtgccagcttgcattcccaccaacaatgtaagagggctcccctttctctgaagccttgtcagcatttgttgtttcctgccttgcacagtaagataccacctttacaccagtcagaatggctaaagttaacaaaaccatattttttttaGAGTTCTCTGATGGGTGTTGCTGAGGTATTTCTTGCAGTCTAATACCAATCAAAAGTCTGGTGCAGCCTCACCAGAGGCTCTGGTGCATCTTTGGGAATATCTGCAAGCACATGGGTACAGGGGAGTGGCTGGGCTTTCCTAGCCTGATAATCCTTGCCAAGAGCCTGAGCCTTAAAGGGAATAAGGTTAGAGTCCACATTgtcaggaagaggagagaaagtagTGATGGGAAAAGATTGACAGACTCTAGATGAAAATGGGGTTTTGTATTCTCCTCTACAGTAAAATTATGTGAAAGGCTTAGTAGCCAAGTGTAGGTTTTTTCATATGAAGAATACAGCTCATGATTATTCTTTTGGGAAATCTAGGGGAAATTATTTGGCATGATATAAgtcatttgaaatgaaattacTTTTAGGAAATCCATGTCCCATGTAAGTTACAGAAGTTTCCAGGCATTTGTGATCAAAGATTGGAGAAaccagggacagctgggtggctcggtggttaagtgtctgcctttggctcaggatgtgatcccagagtcccaggatcgagtcctgggatgagtcccaaattgggctccctgcatggagcctgcttctccctctgcctatgtctctgcctctttctgtgtctctcacgaataaataaataaaatcttttaaaaaatattggagaaaCTGTTAGAGATGTATAAAGGTGGACAATGGAAAACCTGTCTATGTATCAGAGCAGAAGGTTAATAATATGAATTACTTaaatgtatagagaagttgaattcaaacaaatggaaattccaGGGTATAAATAGAAGAATCAGATTCTACAACCATGGCCTGGTCAAGAATGGCAATTCTTGACTTTGAGGCTGTGAACCCTACAAACATAGGCATTTCTTCAGCCCCAAGATGACTGGCCCTTACATCACAGGAACCCCAATGATTCTTTTCAGAGCCCTCTTTATATCTCTGTTCCTCAGGCTGTAGATGAAGGGGTTCAGCATGGGCGTGACCACTGTGTACATCACCGAGGCCACTACACTTGCATGGGAGCTTTGGGGCGCAGCAGAGCTAAGGTATACTCCTAAGCCTGTACAGTAAAATAAGGAGACAACTGAGAGGTGAGATGCACAGGTGGAAAATGCTTTATACTTACCCTGAATTGATGATATTCCGCATATGGAGGAAACTATCTTAGAATAAGAGAAAAGGATCCCAGGCAAGGGAGCCACATCCAGCAGCACAGTTGCAAAATACATCACCATGTCATTAAGAAATCTGTCAGAACAGGCATGCCCAATTACCTGATTGAGGTCACAGAAAAAATGGGGGATTTCCAAGCCTGCACAGAAGGACAGTTGTAACACCATTAAGCTCTGTAACAAGGAATTGAGAACACTGATGATCCAGGCCACCAGAACAAGCAGTACACAGAACCAGGGGTTCATGATGACTGTGTAGTGCAGGGGATGGCAGATGGCCACaaagcggtcataggccatcatACTCAAGAGAAAATCGTCACATCCTGCAAAGAGTAGGAAAAAGTATATCTGTGTGATGCATCCTGGGTAGGTTATGACTTTACTCCCAGTCTGAATGTTCTGGAGCATCTTGGGGACAGTAGTGGAGATGAAACAGATGTCTACAAAGGACAGGTTggtgaggaagaagtacatgggggtgtggaggtgggagtCAGAGCTGACAGCCAGGATGATTAGCAAGTTTCCAAACACAGTGATCAGGTACATGGAGAGGAAAAGCCCAAATATGAGGGGCTGCAGTTCTGATTCCCCTGAGAATCCCAGAAGAAGGAACTCTGAAATTCGTGTATCGTTGTCTGATTccatgtggtggtggtggtgactacaaggaaagaaaaagataagataaTAATTTTCAAGCAAACAGgcttcatttatatatttatttttatttttgagtttttatttaaattccagttagtatatagtgtaatatttgtaatatagtgtaatatttagtatatagtgtaatatagtgtaatatttgtttaatgtgtgcaatatagtgattcaacagtttcCAACAGTACCagtacctggtgctcatcacaagtgccttccttaatcctcatcacctatttcatccatctccccaccaccttctctctggtaaccatcagtgtgttctctgtagttaagagtctgttctaGGTGcatctctcttctttattttttccccttttgctcatttgtttcttaaatttcttaaatttcacatattagtgaaatcatatgatatttatctttctaactgatttatttcacttagcataatactctctaccAGCATTTGTGTcactacaaatggcaagatttcaatttgTTTTACGAATGAGAAATTtaccattgtgtatgtgtgtgtgtgtgtgcgtgtgtgtgtgtatgtgtatcttttttatccattcatctattgatggacacttgtgtccacagtttggctgttgtagataatgctactaaaaacattagggtgcatgtatctctttgaattagtatttctgtatttgttgggtaaatacctagtggtgcaattgctgggtcatagggcagttatatttttaattttttgaggaacctccatactgtttagCAGAGTGGCTCCATccgtttgcattcccactaaggAAAGGATTAAggtacaggcagagagagatgggatGCCCCTGAATTCCCTGACTAGGCTCATGCTGGGGGTTACTTAactaggctcacagaaatcccagatgtggAGAAATGTTATAGATAAGATATTAACCAGAAAGAAGGGAACATAAGAAATCCACCTTGTTTGTCCTAAATATAGACAAGATATTCACATCATAGTTACATATCCACCTTGTTCCTCTTATGAATAGATGAGATATTTACATTATAGTTAAAAATCCCACTTTGTTTAGTTTAATGTTATAGACATGATATTTAACAAGTTGCTTGATTTGTTTTCTATAAAAGCCGGACCATTAAAACCTTCAGTGGCAACCTATTTGGAACTCTTATTACTCtaaagagcttttttttctttcctttctgagctCACCTTTCCTCAATAAACTTTCTATTCATTTCAAACTTTTGTGTCCCCAAGATTCATTCTTCAGCTCCATGAGACAAGAATCTTGCAAGGCTGCAACACCACCATCAAGGTAAAAGGTTCTACTTTCTCCACGTCCTTGTAAACAACTGTTTTTgcattggaaaaggacaaacatatggtttcattcatttggggaatataaaaattagtgaaagggaataaagggaaaggaaacaaaatgagtgaaaatatcagtaagggtgagaaaacatgaaagacgtctaactctgggaaatgaacaaagcgtagtggaaggggaagtgggcgggaggttggggtgattggatgatgggcactgaggggggcacttggtggatgagcactgggtgttatgctaaatgttggcaagttgaactccaataaaaaaaatttaaaaaaatagattacaggaaaaaacaaacaaacaactgctgctacttgtgttgttgattttagccattctgacaggtgtgaggtgatacctcattgtagttttgatttgtagcAAATGGGCATTATTAACAGAGTGACATAGTACAATTTATATTTTGCTCTCAAGAAAGCAATACATATGTTTGGTATATATCTGATTCCATTTAAGGGAATCTACCAACATTGCTGATTAGGAATTTCTGTC
This window contains:
- the LOC121495078 gene encoding olfactory receptor-like protein OLF4; translation: MYLITVFGNLLIILAVSSDSHLHTPMYFFLTNLSFVDICFISTTVPKMLQNIQTGSKVITYPGCITQIYFFLLFAGCDDFLLSMMAYDRFVAICHPLHYTVIMNPWFCVLLVLVAWIIIVSLFYCTGLGVYLSSAAPQSSHASVVASVMYTVVTPMLNPFIYSLRNRDIKRALKRIIGVPVMISGCFTGKLNFLLIMWVRVTSSSARMCMSFKFLK